A genomic stretch from Terriglobia bacterium includes:
- a CDS encoding aconitase family protein, with amino-acid sequence KSVSLPQITTGKRPMNVSEKIFARHFINSEGELGVPYVKPGDTGFARTDLRFSHEYVTPMAAIFYEHFVGKDEPVTDKDSIIFFRDHLTFLDDVISEEKRKMGLLDLAGQLKLKQQDFAAKQGIRLHGELKDRKGSEGICHSIVLESYALPGQLNVGSDSHTPHVGAIGCIAFGIGTTDVFNSWFTRDIRVSVPESIKVVIRGKRRANVTAKDFILKLLAMDYIKSGKALAKVIEYSGEAIEELSVDERATMTNMAAEIGGFTGIVAPDRKVVEFLVTRRNMPRAEAERLIEGLHSDPGAEYAHVIEFDAAEIYPMVATPGDPGNGKFVRDLNTPVPVEIAYGGTCTAGKNEDMDMYARVLADAVAEGKRVAANTKFYIQFGSQETREYCVRKGYLEIFEKAGATVIEPSCGACINAGPGVSTRPDQVVISAQNRNFPGRSGPGQMYLASPLTVAASAIAGYIVEY; translated from the coding sequence GAAGAGCGTTTCACTGCCGCAGATCACGACCGGCAAGCGGCCGATGAACGTCTCCGAGAAGATATTCGCGCGACACTTCATCAACTCTGAAGGGGAACTCGGAGTGCCTTACGTGAAGCCTGGAGATACTGGCTTCGCGCGCACCGATCTGCGCTTCTCGCACGAATACGTAACGCCGATGGCGGCGATCTTCTACGAGCACTTCGTCGGCAAGGACGAACCGGTTACCGATAAGGACTCGATCATCTTCTTCCGCGATCACCTCACGTTTCTCGACGACGTCATCTCCGAGGAGAAGCGCAAGATGGGTTTGCTCGACCTTGCCGGGCAGCTCAAGCTCAAGCAGCAGGACTTTGCCGCGAAGCAGGGAATTCGCCTTCACGGCGAACTCAAGGACCGCAAGGGCTCGGAAGGCATCTGCCATTCCATCGTGCTCGAGAGCTACGCGCTTCCGGGACAACTCAACGTCGGCTCCGACTCGCACACGCCGCACGTCGGCGCCATCGGCTGCATCGCCTTCGGCATCGGAACCACGGATGTGTTCAACTCCTGGTTCACCCGCGACATTCGCGTCAGCGTGCCCGAGTCGATCAAGGTCGTGATTCGCGGCAAGCGACGCGCGAACGTTACGGCGAAAGACTTCATCCTCAAGCTGCTTGCAATGGACTACATCAAGTCCGGCAAGGCGCTGGCGAAGGTCATCGAGTACAGCGGCGAAGCCATCGAAGAGCTCAGCGTCGATGAGCGCGCGACCATGACCAACATGGCGGCCGAGATCGGCGGCTTCACCGGCATCGTCGCTCCGGATCGCAAGGTGGTCGAGTTCCTCGTCACGCGCCGCAACATGCCGCGCGCGGAAGCCGAACGGCTGATCGAAGGACTTCACTCCGATCCCGGCGCCGAATACGCGCATGTCATCGAGTTCGATGCCGCGGAGATCTATCCCATGGTTGCGACTCCGGGAGATCCGGGGAATGGCAAGTTCGTCCGCGACCTGAATACTCCGGTTCCGGTAGAGATCGCTTATGGCGGAACCTGCACCGCGGGCAAGAACGAGGACATGGATATGTACGCGCGCGTGCTCGCCGACGCTGTCGCCGAAGGCAAACGCGTTGCCGCGAACACGAAATTCTATATCCAGTTCGGCTCGCAGGAGACGCGCGAGTATTGCGTTCGCAAGGGCTATCTCGAGATTTTCGAGAAAGCAGGAGCGACGGTGATCGAGCCTTCGTGCGGCGCCTGCATCAATGCCGGCCCCGGTGTCTCCACCCGTCCGGACCAGGTGGTGATCAGCGCCCAGAACCGCAACTTCCCCGGACGCAGCGGCCCGGGCCAGATGTACCTGGCGTCGCCGCTGACGGTCGCGGCCAGCGCGATCGCGGGGTATATCGTGGAGTACTGA
- a CDS encoding ferredoxin family protein codes for MAYVIAEPCIGTKDTACVDACPVDCIHPKKDSDKFATEEMLYIDPVECIDCGACVPVCPVSAIFALDDLPEKWKEYTERNAKYFGR; via the coding sequence ATGGCTTATGTAATTGCAGAACCTTGTATTGGTACGAAGGACACGGCGTGCGTGGACGCGTGCCCCGTGGACTGCATCCACCCGAAGAAAGATTCCGATAAGTTCGCGACGGAAGAGATGCTGTATATCGACCCGGTGGAGTGTATCGACTGCGGGGCGTGCGTGCCGGTGTGCCCGGTGTCGGCGATCTTCGCGCTGGATGATCTGCCGGAGAAGTGGAAAGAGTATACCGAGAGGAACGCGAAGTATTTCGGAAGATAG
- a CDS encoding GNAT family N-acetyltransferase translates to MSTNPQFFLRTACPADIPALHDLIACSVRGLMTGSYTEQQLEASLGLWLGVDSQLVNDGTYFIVETEDNGTRVLVGCGGWSGRKTPYGSDHRPGREDALLDPATDAAKIRAFFVHPNWARRGIGALILDHCERAALGAGFRRCEMGATLSGVPFYRSHGYQSAEQIELPLPNGDTLPILKMVKDLAVSDTNRQ, encoded by the coding sequence ATGTCCACTAACCCACAATTCTTCCTTCGCACCGCTTGCCCGGCTGACATTCCCGCGCTGCACGACTTAATTGCCTGCTCGGTTCGCGGCCTCATGACGGGTTCCTACACCGAGCAGCAGTTGGAGGCCTCTCTCGGTCTCTGGCTAGGCGTGGACTCGCAGTTGGTTAACGACGGTACCTACTTCATCGTCGAGACCGAGGACAATGGCACGCGCGTTCTCGTGGGTTGTGGCGGATGGAGCGGGCGCAAAACTCCATACGGCAGCGATCATCGCCCCGGACGCGAAGACGCTTTACTCGATCCAGCCACCGACGCCGCCAAGATCCGCGCCTTCTTCGTCCATCCCAACTGGGCCCGACGAGGCATCGGAGCCCTCATCCTCGACCACTGCGAACGCGCCGCCCTCGGCGCCGGATTCCGCCGCTGCGAAATGGGAGCAACCCTGAGCGGCGTCCCCTTCTACCGCAGCCACGGCTACCAATCCGCGGAACAGATCGAACTGCCCCTGCCCAACGGTGACACACTTCCAATTCTCAAGATGGTTAAAGACCTGGCTGTTTCCGACACCAATCGCCAGTAG